From Stigmatopora nigra isolate UIUO_SnigA chromosome 17, RoL_Snig_1.1, whole genome shotgun sequence, a single genomic window includes:
- the LOC144210790 gene encoding kinesin-like protein KIF2A, protein MAAIYGKIFVGVFVEIKRSDGRIHQAMVTSLHEDNDSVTVEWIENGDTKGKEIDLESVFSLNPDLAAEEDVPPSPETPLPPSNVAKSSKVPKARRTTAIPKPENAPRENRAAAVGTTRARPSQHSQSSEAPPPSINTQPAAATVTAGNQSLLQQQNARKKSNCVKEVEKLQEKREKRRLQQQELREKRAQEVDVNLPNYEIMCMIRDFRASLDYRPLTTNDLIEEHRICVCVRARPLNKKELSGKDLDVITIPSKDVVMVHEPKQKVDLTRYLENQTFRFDYAFDENSTNEMVYRFTAQPLVETIFERGMATCFAYGQTGSGKTHTMGGDFSGKNQDCSKGIYALSARDVFLMLKKPIYKKMDLQVFATFFEIYSGKVFDLLNRKAKLRVLEDGKQQVQVVGLHEREVKGTEDVLKLIEVGNSCRTSGQTSANAHSSRSHAVFQIILRRRGKMHGKFSLIDLAGNERGADTSSADRQTRLEGAEINKSLLALKECIRALGRNKPHTPFRASKLTQVLRDSFIGENSRTCMIATISPGMASCENTLNTLRYANRVKEFGISPSDIPFSQSARADLSPTYDVKEPSSELAAATEPLADGSVHQLDVLEAQWGVGSSPQRDDLKLLCEQNEEEVSPQLFTFHEAVSQLVEMEDQVLEDHRAVFQESIRCLEDEKVLLEMTEEVDYDVESYATQLEQILEQKIDILTELRDKVKSFRCALQEEEQASQQITPKRPRAL, encoded by the exons ATGGCCGCCATCTACGGCAAGATCTTCGTGGGTGTCTTCGTGGAGATCAAGCGAAGTGACG GACGAATACACCAGGCCATGGTAACGTCGCTGCACGAGGACAATGACAGCGTGACGGTGGAATGGATCGAGAATGGTGACACCAAAGGAAAAGAG ATAGACTTGGAAAGTGTCTTCTCCCTCAACCCGGATCTCGCCGCTGAGGAAGACGTGCCACCGAGTCCAGAgactcctcttcctccttccaACGTGGCTAAAAGCAGCAAAGTACCCAAA GCCAGACGAACTACCGCGATACCCAAGCCGGAGAACGCTCCACGAGAGAACAGGG CTGCGGCAGTCGGAACCACCCGAGCCCGTCCAAGCCAGCACAGCCAGTCTTCCGAGGCTCCTCCCCCGTCCATCAACACCCAACCCGCAGCCGCGACGGTGACGGCGGGCAACCAGTCACTGCTCCAGCAGCAGAATG CACGAAAAAAGTCCAACTGTGTGAAGGAAGTGGAGAAGCTGCAGGAGAAGCGGGAGAAACGCAGACTTCAGCAACAAGAACTGCGAGAGAAACGAGCTCAG GAAGTGGACGTCAATTTACCCAACTACGAGATCATGTGCATGATCCGAGATTTCCGGGCTAGTCTGGACTACCGTCCTTTGACCACAAATGACCTG ATTGAGGAACACCGaatatgcgtgtgtgtgcgtgcacggCCACTCAACAAAAAAG AACTGTCCGGCAAGGATCTGGACGTGATCACCATCCCCAGCAAAGACGTGGTGATGGTCCACGAGCCCAAGCAGAAGGTGGACCTGACGCGCTACCTGGAGAACCAGACCTTTCGCTTCGACTACGCATTTGATGAGAACTCCACCAATGAGATGGTCTACAG ATTCACTGCTCAACCTCTGGTGGAGACCATTTTCGAGCGGGGAATGGCCACGTGCTTTGCCTATGGGCAAACGGGTAGTGGAAAAACACAT ACCATGGGAGGAGACTTTTCGGGAAAGAACCAGGATTGCTCCAAAGGCATCTACGCACTGTCgg ccaGAGACGTCTTCCTCATGCTTAAAAAGCCAATCTACAAGAAGATGGACCTCCAAGTCTTTGCTACGTTTTTTGAGATCTACAGCGGCAAG GTGTTCGACCTGCTGAACCGCAAAGCTAAGCTACGCGTGCTGGAGGACGGCAAACAGCAGGTGCAGGTGGTGGGACTCCACGAGCGAGAGGTGAAAGGCACGGAAGACGTTCTCAAACTCATCGAAGTGGGAAACAGCTGCAG GACTTCCGGTCAGACATCGGCCAACGCCCACTCATCGCGCAGCCACGCCGTCTTCCAGATTATCTTGCGGCGGCGGGGCAAGATGCATGGAAAGTTCTCCCTCATCGACCTGGCGGGCAACGAGCGCGGCGCCGACACGTCCAGTGCCGACCGCCAGACGCGCCTGGAGGGAGCCGAGATCAACAAGAGCCTACTGGCCCTGAAG GAGTGTATCCGAGCTCTGGGTCGAAACAAGCCACACACTCCATTCCGGGCCAGTAAACTGACTCAGGTGCTGAGGGATTCTTTCATTGGGGAAAACTCTCGGACTTGCATg aTCGCCACCATCTCCCCCGGAATGGCATCCTGCGAAAACACGTTAAATACACTCCGATACGCCAACAG AGTGAAGGAGTTCGGGATCAGCCCTTCCGACATTCCCTTCTCGCAGAGCGCTCGTGCCGACCTCTCTCCGACTTACGA TGTGAAGGAGCCGTCAAGTGAGCTGGCGGCCGCAACGGAACCTCTCGCGGACGGATCCGTCCACCAGCTGGATGTCCTCGAGGCCCAGTGGGGTGTTGGCAGCTCCCCGCAGAGAGACGACCTCAAGCTGCTCTGCGAACAAAAC GAGGAGGAGGTCTCCCCGCAGCTCTTCACCTTCCACGAGGCAGTGTCGCAGCTGGTGGAGATGGAGGACCAGGTTCTGGAGGACCACAGGGCTGTCTTCCAG GAGTCCATCCGTTGCCTGGAGGACGAGAAGGTTCTGCTGGAGATGACAGAGGAGGTGGATTACGATGTGGAGTCGTACGCCACGCAGCTGGAGCAAATCCTGGAGCAGAAGATTGACATTCTTACCGAGctgaggg ATAAGGTCAAGTCCTTCCGTTGTGCACTacaggaagaggaacaagctAGCCAGCAAATCACTCCCAAGAGGCCTCGTGCACTTTAG